Proteins from a single region of Coregonus clupeaformis isolate EN_2021a chromosome 35, ASM2061545v1, whole genome shotgun sequence:
- the tmeff2b gene encoding tomoregulin-2, whose protein sequence is MQLLAGRHEHRRQPSWMWKRFDRVWLAAMTVVMWIPMRPLQSFPTASLSHCQTPTGWNCSDSKERDSVFQCDTDSCQYDGECLKIAETITCICDFECSADYSPVCGSNNQRYQNECFLRQDACQLQTEIHTASLGPCPTDAGSGSGDGGEDVSLPGGSGEAGVGQRDSSCEMCQFGSECDEDAEDVWCVCNIDCSHISFNPVCASDSRSYDNPCQVKEASCQRQERIEVTHLGHCQGEGLRGLYIPCPSRYRNYCLHGDCQYPDNLGPPSCSCHAGFSGPQCEQKDYNVLYVVPGSGKIRYVLIASVIGALQITIISLVVLCVTRKCPGKKRKSGQKQSGAPYDTDSTLRTATLLI, encoded by the exons ATGCAGCTCCTAGCGGGGCGTCACGAGCACAGACGCCAGCCGTCGTGGATGTGGAAACGGTTTGACCGGGTTTGGCTTGCTGCCATGACGGTTGTGATGTGGATACCGATGAGACCGCTCCAATCTTTTCCCACCGCTTCCCTCAGCCACTGTCAGACTCCTACCGGCTGGAACTGCTctg atTCAAAGGAGAGGGACTCTGTCTTCCAGTGTGACACAGACTCCTGTCAGTATGACGGGGAGTGTCTAAAGATAGCAGAGACCATCACCTGCATCTGTGACTTTGAG tgtAGTGCAGACTATTCTCCAGTGTGTGGTTCCAACAATCAAAGATATCAGAATGAGTGTTTTCTGAGACAGGACGCCTGTCAACttcagacagagatacacactgcATCCCTGGGCCCTTGTCCTACAG ACGCTGGTTCAGGATCAGGTGATGGAGGCGAAGATGTTTCTCTCCCAG gGGGTTCTGGAGAGGCTGGCGTGGGACAGAGGGACTCGTCCTGTGAGATGTGTCAGTTTGGATCGGAGTGTGACGAAGACGCAGAAGATGtatg gtgtgtgtgtaacatcgACTGTTCCCACATCAGTTTCAACCCTGTGTGTGCTTCGGACAGCCGTTCCTATGACAACCCCTGTCAGGTAAAGGAGGCCTCGTGTCAGAGACAGGAGCGGATCGAGGTCACACACCTGGGCCACtgccaag GGGAGGGGCTGAGGGGCCTGTACATCCCCTGTCCTTCCCGCTACAGGAACTACTGTCTCCATGGAGACTGTCAATACCCTGACAACCTGGGCCCGCCCTCCTGTAGCTGTCATGCAGGGTTCAGCGGGCCCCAGTGTGAGCAGAAGGACTACAACGTTCTGTATGTGGTTCCTGGTTCTGGAAAGATTCGCTACGTTCTCATCGCCTCCGTCATCGGAGCGCTGCAGATCACCATTATCTCCCTGGTCGTGCTGTGTGTCACAag GAAGTGCCCTGGGAAGAAGAGGAAGTCTGGCCAGAAGCAGAGTGGGGCTCCGTACGACACAGACAGCACGCTCCGCACTGCTACACTTCTCATctga